In Papaver somniferum cultivar HN1 chromosome 1, ASM357369v1, whole genome shotgun sequence, a genomic segment contains:
- the LOC113282029 gene encoding RRP12-like protein — MEDEHMLDLDQEEGGVPTLNLDANSDLCEELMKRYGKSGAIQHRHLCASASAMRIVLKEEGLPLTPLSYFAATISAIDDTISSFSSSSENSSSSFDSKATSSLTSFLSILLPLIPSELLPSSKANDAVTVLVSLLKIPKVAQSPATIRSVIKSLGFLLKLCDFEDWNFAKSVFEMILEFSIDKRPKVRKCAQICVEEIYKSVQCTNVVNVASELFYSRMFYKYLSFAIAIAWSKVEITKDSELAGELMLMESVHMLSVLKIIVLYLSNDVLSKVMSQFHKVMGSKYSLLTRHNFAILEVILESLKVEEIVVPKSEIIIFALGNYVSPKETNPADTILSACVLLKKCIDKLYADADKRKIWVINLPLVFEPIAGVVGAGLSISGDAAGILKEVVNQHIDDGLKTSAVDETLPSDDDKLKSTPESKALQSVCDVIFMMRLTNSDGELNENILAVISNVFLKLGELSYFYLKDVVHKLAELLRVANGDTTRTKYQHLEECFGSAIIAMGPEKILTLLPVSFDEEELTSLNIWILPILKKYVVGSSLEYYMDHIIPLVEPLKQACKTVTKSRVRKKLQAAIRALWDLLPAFCRYPTDTHKKFKALAKLLLFFIKEEESMHENVCLAVQQLVNQNRSIVQSTEGLEDSSEHSTTCTINGSVAESRSVPSHYTKKVATRNIKALASRSVGLLQALTDVFFDSPLEKRKYLKEAIGCLASITEIIEVKKIFISLLEKIQSKSGTEISEESENQGGNMKVDEQEAQRCVIMEFASALVIGASEDLVDIIFDYITPALEDDGIVQYSAYCTLSKIFEEHSWFYSSRFDEMLSHLLGLKLPDDIMGLRSRFACLHTLFVYLLKSNSEETHAKAFLILNEIILALKDSKEDARKAAYDVLLKISCSLKSLSSPNLESPHAKLLNMISGYLSGASPSIMSGAVAALSLLIYNESDICASAPEVVPSVLALLKSKAKEVIKAVLGFVKVLVSSLQASDLQNLLPDIVQGILPWSSVSRSHFREKVTVILEILIRKCGATAVEIDVPEKYMKYFNTVKEQRRGKNSSDKGENVDVVENPDSSTAGRHKRGHGELSKTSQNETPAKKYKFDTPNRNNSHKASGKGTQFFQKSDRAQSPKKGRGPASTSKANQHKKGSFRGRQSAKS; from the coding sequence ATGGAAGACGAGCATATGTTAGACCTAGACCAAGAAGAAGGTGGAGTTCCGACACTCAACCTAGACGCAAACTCAGACTTATGTGAAGAATTAATGAAACGTTACGGCAAATCAGGAGCAATACAACACCGCCATCTCTGTGCATCTGCTTCTGCTATGAGAATAGTACTCAAAGAAGAAGGTTTACCTCTAACTCCACTCTCTTATTTCGCCGCCACTATCTCCGCCATAGACGACACAATCTCTTCCTTCTCCTCATCATCTGAAAAttcctcttcatcatttgattccaaagctacttCTTCACTTACTTCTTTTCTATCAATCCTACTTCCTTTAATTCCATCAGAATTGCTACCTTCTTCGAAAGCTAACGATGCTGTTACTGTTCTTGTTTCGTTGTTGAAAATACCTAAAGTGGCTCAGTCACCAGCTACGATTCGTTCTGTGATTAAATCGTTAGGGTTTTTGCTTAAACTGTGTGATTTTGAAGATTGGAATTTTGCTAAATCGGTTTTCGAGATGATTTTGGAGTTTTCAATTGATAAACGGCCGAAAGTGAGGAAATGTGCACAAATTTGTGTTGAGGAGATTTATAAGTCTGTTCAATGTACTAATGTTGTGAATGTGGCGAGTGAGTTATTTTATTCGAGGATGTTTTACAAGTATTTGTCGTTTGCAATAGCTATAGCATGGTCTAAAGTTGAAATTACAAAGGATTCGGAACTGGCGGGGGAATTGATGTTGATGGAGTCTGTACATATGTTAAGTGTGCTTAAGATAATTGTGTTATATTTGTCGAATGATGTTCTTTCGAAAGTTATGTCGCAGTTTCATAAGGTCATGGGTTCAAAGTATTCGTTACTTACTAGACATAATTTTGCTATTCTTGAAGTAATTTTGGAGTCTTTGAAGGTGGAGGAAattgttgttccgaagtcggaGATTATCATCTTTGCACTTGGGAACTATGTATCGCCTAAAGAGACTAACCCGGCCGATACTATATTGTCTGCGTGTGTTTTATTAAAGAAGTGTATTGACAAGCTTTATGCTGATGCTGATAAGCGGAAAATTTGGGTAATAAATCTTCCTTTGGTGTTTGAACCTATAGCGGGTGTTGTAGGTGCCGGGCTTAGTATTTCTGGAGATGCTGCTGGTATCTTGAAAGAAGTGGTAAATCAACATATTGATGATGGTCTAAAGACTTCCGCAGTTGATGAAACTTTGCCAAGTGATGATGATAAACTCAAGAGTACACCAGAATCCAAGGCACTGCAATCTGTTTGTGATGTCATTTTTATGATGCGGCTTACTAACTCTGATGGGGAGCTTAATGAGAACATCTTGGCCGTAATATCGAATGTGTTCCTCAAGCTCGGTGAGTTGTCATACTTCTATTTGAAAGATGTTGTCCACAAACTTGCAGAACTACTAAGAGTTGCTAATGGAGACACGACCAGGACAAAGTACCAACATCTTGAAGAGTGCTTCGGGTCTGCTATCATTGCTATGGGACCGGAGAAGATCCTGACATTACTTCCTGTTTCCTTCGATGAAGAAGAGCTCACCAGCTTAAATATCTGGATTCTGCCAATTTTAAAGAAGTATGTTGTTGGATCATCATTGGAGTATTATATGGATCACATTATCCCTCTAGTGGAGCCTCTTAAGCAAGCCTGTAAAACAGTTACAAAGTCTCGTGTTAGGAAGAAGCTGCAGGCTGCCATCCGTGCGTTGTGGGACTTGCTACCTGCATTCTGCCGCTATCCTACAGATACTCACAAGAAATTTAAAGCTCTGGCCaaacttcttttattttttattaaggaAGAGGAATCCATGCATGAAAATGTATGCTTAGCTGTGCAGCAACTTGTGAACCAAAATAGAAGTATAGTTCAATCTACTGAAGGCTTAGAAGACTCCTCTGAACATTCAACTACTTGCACCATCAATGGGTCAGTAGCCGAATCTCGAAGTGTACCTTCTCACTACACAAAGAAAGTTGCGACAAGGAACATCAAGGCTTTGGCATCACGCTCTGTTGGTCTGCTACAGGCTCTTACTGATGTATTTTTTGATTCTCCTCTAGAGAAGCGCAAATATTTGAAGGAAGCAATTGGATGCTTGGCATCTATTACTGAAATCATAGAAGTAAAAAAGATTTTCATTTCGTTATTAGAGAAGATTCAGTCTAAATCTGGGACTGAAATATCAGAGGAATCAGAGAATCAAGGGGGAAACATGAAGGTAGACGAGCAAGAAGCACAAAGGTGCGTGATAATGGAGTTTGCATCAGCACTTGTTATAGGAGCTAGTGAGGATCTCGTTGATATAATTTTCGACTATATAACACCTGCATTAGAAGATGATGGAATTGTCCAGTACTCAGCTTATTGTACTTTGAGCAAAATTTTTGAGGAGCATTCTTGGTTTTACTCATCCAGATTTGATGAAATGCTGAGTCATTTGCTTGGTCTCAAGTTACCTGATGATATCATGGGTCTAAGAAGTCGCTTTGCATGTTTGCACACTTTGTTTGTGTACTTACTAAAGAGTAATTCAGAGGAGACACATGCAAAAGCTTTTCTAATTCTCAATGAGATTATACTCGCATTAAAGGATTCCAAGGAAGACGCAAGAAAAGCAGCTTACGATGTGCTGCTGAAGATAAGCTGCAGCTTGAAAAGTTTATCCTCTCCAAATCTCGAGTCACCTCATGCGAAACTACTTAATATGATATCAGGCTATCTTTCTGGTGCATCTCCTTCCATAATGAGTGGAGCAGTTGCAGCTCTTTCGCTGCTGATATACAATGAGAGCGACATTTGTGCTTCTGCACCCGAAGTCGTTCCATCTGTTTTAGCTTTGCTTAAAAGCAAAGCCAAGGAAGTTATAAAAGCTGTTCTGGGCTTTGTGAAAGTCCTTGTATCATCTTTGCAGGCAAGCGACCTGCAAAATCTTTTGCCAGATATTGTTCAGGGTATACTTCCATGGTCTTCTGTGTCGAGAAGTCATTTCAGAGAAAAGGTTACCGTCATACTGGAAATCCTTATTCGGAAATGTGGTGCTACAGCAGTTGAGATAGACGTtccagagaaatatatgaaatattTTAACACCGTCAAGGAGCAACGCCGGGGAAAGAACAGCTCTGACAAAGGCGAGAATGTTGACGTGGTTGAAAATCCCGATTCCTCTACAGCAGGGAGGCATAAGAGGGGGCATGGAGAGTTATCTAAGACAAGTCAGAACGAGACACCagcaaaaaaatataaattcGACACACCCAACAGAAATAACTCTCACAAAGCTTCTGGTAAAGGAACCCAGTTTTTCCAGAAATCTGATCGCGCACAATCACCAAAGAAGGGTCGAGGACCTGCATCGACTTCCAAAGCCAATCAGCATAAGAAAGGATCATTTAGGGGACGGCAAAGTGCTAAATCATAA